From Mucilaginibacter rubeus, a single genomic window includes:
- a CDS encoding cytochrome c maturation protein CcmE — protein MKKSAIFGLVVIAVAIAVIISVYSSSSTYATFAEAQQTSSELHVIGHFSKGKEMVYDATKDANYFSFYMKDNKGEERKVVFTGTKPEDFERSEQLVLTGQMVGSEFHASKILMKCPSKYTQDKLEVTEVKAKQASI, from the coding sequence ATGAAAAAAAGTGCAATTTTTGGTCTTGTTGTTATCGCTGTAGCTATAGCGGTTATCATTAGTGTTTATTCAAGCTCAAGCACCTATGCTACCTTTGCCGAAGCGCAGCAAACCAGCAGCGAACTGCATGTAATAGGCCATTTCAGCAAGGGAAAAGAAATGGTTTATGACGCAACTAAGGATGCCAATTATTTTTCATTTTACATGAAAGATAATAAAGGCGAGGAGCGTAAAGTTGTTTTTACGGGTACCAAACCTGAAGATTTTGAGCGTTCGGAACAACTTGTACTTACCGGCCAGATGGTTGGCAGCGAGTTCCACGCCTCAAAAATCCTGATGAAATGTCCATCCAAATACACACAGGATAAGTTAGAAGTTACAGAAGTAAAGGCTAAGCAAGCCAGCATTTAA
- a CDS encoding Glu/Leu/Phe/Val family dehydrogenase: MATNILIADQETHFFSDVCKNFDHAAQFTKHDAGLLDQIKSCNSVYRFRFPIRKGNSFEVIDAWRVEHSHHQSPTKGGIRYSEMVNEDEVMALAALMTYKCAIVNVPFGGAKGGIKINPKNYTVSELENITRRYTVELIKKNFIGPSIDVPAPDYGSGEREMSWIADTYATMNPGQLDAMGAVTGKPIALHGIAGRREATGRGVAIATRECVSVGEDMQKIGLLPGLSGKRVIVQGLGNVGYYSAKFLSEMGAIIVGLCEFEGAIYNENGLDIEAVFQHRKATGSILGYAAAIQEFTNTMEGLEQPCDILVPAALENQITEANIRNIQAKIIVEGANGPTSPEAEAIFYANGGIIVPDMFANAGGVTVSYFEWLKNLSHVAFGRMNRRFEENSNLNLVNMVEGITGVALTPIQRSTIIKGASELELVNSGLEDTMIRSYHEIREIYKSNPDIGTLRNAAMVGAINKIAVSYQNLGIWP; this comes from the coding sequence ATGGCTACGAATATTTTGATTGCCGACCAAGAAACACACTTCTTCAGCGACGTGTGTAAAAACTTCGATCACGCTGCACAATTCACCAAACACGATGCAGGCCTGCTTGATCAAATTAAATCATGTAATAGTGTTTACCGCTTCCGTTTCCCTATCCGTAAAGGAAATAGTTTTGAGGTAATTGACGCATGGCGTGTTGAGCATTCGCACCACCAGTCGCCAACCAAAGGCGGTATCCGATACAGCGAAATGGTGAACGAGGATGAGGTGATGGCCCTCGCCGCGCTAATGACTTATAAATGTGCCATTGTTAACGTTCCTTTCGGCGGCGCCAAAGGCGGTATCAAAATAAATCCTAAAAACTACACCGTAAGCGAACTTGAAAACATCACCCGTCGTTACACTGTAGAATTAATTAAAAAGAACTTTATCGGCCCCAGCATTGACGTGCCCGCACCAGACTATGGATCGGGCGAGCGTGAAATGAGCTGGATTGCTGATACCTATGCTACCATGAACCCTGGCCAACTGGATGCTATGGGTGCTGTAACTGGTAAGCCTATTGCCCTGCACGGCATTGCCGGCAGAAGGGAAGCAACCGGTCGTGGTGTGGCTATAGCTACGCGCGAGTGTGTGAGCGTTGGCGAGGATATGCAAAAGATTGGCTTGTTGCCGGGTTTATCTGGCAAAAGAGTAATTGTGCAAGGTCTTGGTAATGTAGGCTATTACTCCGCCAAGTTCCTGTCAGAAATGGGCGCGATAATAGTTGGTTTGTGTGAGTTTGAAGGTGCTATTTATAACGAGAACGGTTTAGATATCGAGGCCGTATTCCAGCACCGTAAAGCAACCGGTTCTATTTTAGGTTACGCAGCTGCAATACAAGAGTTTACCAATACCATGGAAGGCCTTGAGCAGCCATGCGATATCCTGGTGCCCGCTGCTCTGGAAAACCAGATCACCGAAGCTAATATCCGCAATATCCAGGCTAAGATCATTGTTGAGGGCGCAAACGGCCCAACATCACCCGAAGCCGAAGCTATATTTTATGCCAACGGTGGTATTATAGTACCGGATATGTTTGCTAACGCTGGCGGTGTAACTGTATCTTATTTTGAATGGTTGAAGAACCTGAGCCACGTAGCTTTTGGCCGTATGAACCGCAGGTTTGAAGAGAATTCTAATTTGAACCTGGTGAATATGGTTGAAGGTATTACCGGTGTTGCTTTAACTCCAATCCAACGTTCAACTATTATCAAAGGTGCATCTGAATTAGAACTGGTAAATTCAGGATTGGAAGATACCATGATCCGCTCATACCACGAAATCAGGGAGATCTACAAAAGCAATCCTGATATTGGTACCTTGCGTAATGCGGCGATGGTTGGTGCTATCAACAAAATAGCGGTATCTTATCAAAACTTGGGTATCTGGCCATAA